A genomic segment from Micromonospora echinaurantiaca encodes:
- a CDS encoding glycosyl hydrolase — MTPPAPPRPWVLAGATALALVVGGLAVVATTPAEAATVGAGSYTTTPVGPLPSGCGQLATNPRQFVTADAPAGAVPTNDWWSSLLFKRTDCAFSEPLHAHPLSYDTFTDGLGFSANSTPAISGTATGVGEFHYPYVQDIRVGVAGLAAPVVRVAGWSDWTVTPYWSDGARTLRATVGHGLPFAYFQATGGDAVISTTGTPTVWSNSGATIGFTVNGHDYVGYAPTGASWTVSGGRITSNLAGRGYFSIALLPTTPQTGAAERAGLATTFGTYAHAHVTGTRLSYAYTPASGTVTTTYAFTTTPREGTATRTVVSLYPHQWKSLTGSTPIAQSYPSARGRMKVLTGVGEFRTAMTFHGVLPELPAVGDGSGADLETLRGQLAAVRGNPMDQRGGDTYWTGKGLGRAARIAEVADLVGDTATRDAALNAIRSTLTDWFTAPAGKTARVFYYDQNWGTLIGYPASYGSDQELNDHHFHYGYFVAAAATLAKFDPRWAADDQYGGMVDLLIRDADNYDRADSRFPYLRDFDIYAGHDWASGHGSFGAGNNQESSSEGMNFANALIQWGQVTGDTAVRDAGVFLWTTQAAAIQEYWFDVSDRNFPAAFGHSTVGMVWGDGGAYATWFSAEPEMIQGINLLPVTGGHLYLGHHPAYVRANYAELVRNNNGPPTVWQDILWQFQALGDGDAALANLRANPGYTPEEGESRAHTFHWIRNLAALGTVDTSVRADHPLAAVFTRNGARTYVAANPSPSPLTVTFSTGTTLVVPAGRTATTGAYTWSGGSAGGGVPPTTPPPTTPPPTTPPPTTPPPTTPPPGTPDSPVRYLLPGGGLAAAGGAATATVAGANGANHDGTPNNPQVFTATGLDLTYAGGQTAFDLFLDAGTAVGNGVQLRISYDLTGDGGWERVETYRYFATDPVPGYERYTQQAGLHSATGALGNLVDGRVRVEVWSAIGTNPSTLGIGDRSVVRLPYS; from the coding sequence GTGACACCTCCTGCGCCACCCCGTCCCTGGGTCCTGGCGGGCGCCACCGCCCTGGCCCTCGTCGTCGGCGGCCTGGCCGTCGTCGCCACCACCCCCGCCGAGGCCGCCACCGTCGGCGCCGGCAGCTACACCACCACCCCGGTCGGCCCGCTCCCCTCCGGCTGCGGCCAGCTCGCCACCAACCCCCGGCAGTTCGTCACCGCCGACGCGCCCGCCGGGGCCGTCCCCACCAACGACTGGTGGTCGTCGCTGCTGTTCAAGCGCACCGACTGCGCGTTCAGCGAGCCGCTGCACGCCCACCCGCTGTCGTACGACACGTTCACCGACGGGCTCGGCTTCTCGGCCAACTCCACCCCCGCCATCAGCGGCACCGCCACCGGCGTGGGCGAGTTCCACTACCCCTACGTCCAGGACATCCGGGTCGGGGTGGCCGGGCTCGCCGCGCCCGTGGTCCGGGTCGCCGGCTGGTCCGACTGGACGGTCACCCCGTACTGGAGCGACGGCGCCCGGACCCTGCGGGCCACCGTCGGGCACGGCCTGCCGTTCGCGTACTTCCAGGCAACCGGCGGCGACGCGGTGATCAGCACGACCGGCACCCCGACGGTCTGGTCCAACAGCGGCGCCACCATCGGCTTCACCGTCAACGGGCACGACTACGTCGGCTACGCCCCGACCGGGGCGAGCTGGACGGTCAGCGGCGGCCGCATCACGTCCAACCTCGCTGGGCGCGGCTACTTCTCGATCGCGCTGCTGCCCACCACGCCGCAGACCGGCGCGGCGGAGCGGGCCGGGCTGGCCACCACCTTCGGCACGTACGCGCACGCCCACGTCACCGGCACCCGCCTGTCGTACGCCTACACCCCGGCCAGCGGCACGGTCACCACCACGTACGCCTTCACCACCACGCCGCGGGAGGGCACCGCAACCCGGACCGTGGTCAGCCTCTACCCGCACCAGTGGAAGTCGCTGACCGGCTCCACCCCGATCGCCCAGAGCTACCCGTCCGCCCGGGGCCGGATGAAGGTGCTCACCGGCGTCGGCGAGTTCCGCACCGCGATGACCTTCCACGGGGTGCTGCCCGAACTGCCGGCCGTCGGCGACGGCAGCGGCGCCGACCTGGAGACGCTGCGCGGCCAGCTGGCCGCCGTCCGGGGCAACCCGATGGACCAGCGCGGCGGCGACACCTACTGGACCGGCAAGGGGCTGGGCCGGGCCGCCCGGATCGCCGAGGTGGCCGACCTGGTCGGCGACACCGCCACCCGGGACGCCGCGCTGAATGCCATCCGCAGCACGCTCACCGACTGGTTCACCGCGCCGGCCGGCAAGACCGCGCGGGTCTTCTACTACGACCAGAACTGGGGCACGCTGATCGGCTACCCCGCCTCGTACGGCTCCGACCAGGAGCTCAACGACCACCACTTCCACTACGGCTACTTCGTCGCGGCGGCCGCCACGCTGGCCAAGTTCGACCCCCGCTGGGCCGCCGACGACCAGTACGGCGGCATGGTCGACCTGCTCATCCGGGACGCCGACAACTACGACCGGGCCGACAGCCGCTTCCCCTACCTGCGGGACTTCGACATCTACGCCGGTCACGACTGGGCCTCCGGGCACGGCTCGTTCGGCGCTGGCAACAACCAGGAGTCCTCGTCCGAGGGGATGAACTTCGCCAACGCGCTGATCCAGTGGGGTCAGGTCACCGGTGACACCGCGGTGCGGGACGCCGGCGTCTTCCTCTGGACCACGCAGGCCGCGGCGATCCAGGAGTACTGGTTCGACGTCAGCGACCGGAACTTCCCGGCCGCGTTCGGGCACTCGACCGTCGGCATGGTCTGGGGCGACGGCGGCGCGTACGCCACCTGGTTCAGCGCCGAACCGGAGATGATCCAGGGCATCAACCTGCTGCCGGTCACCGGTGGGCACCTCTACCTCGGCCACCACCCGGCCTACGTCCGGGCCAACTACGCCGAGCTGGTACGCAACAACAACGGTCCGCCGACCGTCTGGCAGGACATCCTCTGGCAGTTCCAGGCGCTCGGCGACGGCGACGCGGCGCTGGCCAACCTGCGGGCCAACCCCGGTTACACCCCGGAGGAGGGGGAGAGTCGGGCGCACACCTTCCACTGGATCCGCAACCTGGCCGCGCTGGGCACCGTGGACACCTCGGTCCGGGCGGACCACCCGCTGGCCGCGGTCTTCACCCGCAACGGCGCGCGGACGTACGTGGCGGCCAACCCGAGCCCGTCGCCGCTGACCGTGACGTTCTCCACCGGCACCACGCTGGTGGTGCCGGCCGGCCGGACGGCTACCACCGGTGCGTACACCTGGAGCGGCGGCAGCGCCGGCGGGGGCGTACCGCCGACGACGCCGCCACCGACGACGCCGCCACCGACCACCCCGCCGCCGACCACCCCGCCGCCGACGACTCCCCCGCCCGGCACGCCGGACTCGCCGGTGCGGTACCTGCTCCCCGGCGGCGGCCTGGCGGCGGCCGGCGGCGCGGCGACCGCCACGGTGGCCGGCGCCAACGGCGCCAACCACGACGGCACGCCGAACAATCCGCAGGTGTTCACCGCCACCGGGCTCGACCTGACCTACGCCGGTGGGCAGACCGCCTTCGACCTGTTCCTCGACGCCGGCACGGCGGTCGGCAACGGGGTGCAGCTGCGCATCTCCTACGACCTGACCGGCGACGGCGGCTGGGAACGGGTGGAGACGTACCGCTACTTCGCCACCGACCCGGTCCCCGGCTACGAGCGCTACACCCAGCAGGCCGGCCTGCACTCGGCCACCGGCGCCCTCGGCAACCTGGTCGACGGCCGGGTACGGGTCGAGGTCTGGTCGGCGATCGGCACCAACCCGAGCACCCTCGGCATCGGCGACCGGTCCGTCGTCCGGCTGCCGTACTCCTGA
- a CDS encoding PHP domain-containing protein, translating to MSARDPIADLRRIAFLLERANEATYRVRAFRSAAKALAALPPAEVAGRARTGKLTELAGVGDVTARCVAESIAGEEPVYLRRLVATEGSDLDAAATDLRTSLRGDCHTHSDWSDGGSPIEEMALAAVELGHEYLVLTDHSPRLKVARGLTADRLRRQLDYVEQVNAALPEGFRILTGIEVDILADGSLDQDEELLARLDVVVGSVHSGLNDERSKMTRRMLAAVANPHLDILGHCTGRMVSSRPAGVTGPGDRGHRARTRKESDFDADAVFAACAEHGVAVEINSRPERQDPPKRLIRRALEAGCVFAINTDAHAPGQLDWQRFGCERAARCGVPADRVVNTWSAEELVAWAVDRPAR from the coding sequence ATGAGCGCCCGGGACCCCATCGCCGACCTGCGCCGGATCGCGTTCCTGCTGGAACGGGCGAACGAGGCCACCTACCGGGTACGCGCCTTCCGCTCGGCGGCCAAGGCGCTCGCCGCGTTGCCCCCCGCGGAGGTGGCCGGGCGGGCCCGGACGGGCAAGCTCACCGAACTGGCCGGCGTCGGCGACGTGACCGCCCGCTGCGTGGCCGAGTCGATCGCCGGTGAGGAGCCGGTCTACCTGCGCCGGCTGGTCGCCACCGAGGGCAGCGACCTGGACGCGGCGGCGACCGACCTGCGCACCTCGCTGCGCGGCGACTGCCACACCCACTCCGACTGGTCCGACGGCGGCTCCCCGATCGAGGAGATGGCGCTGGCGGCCGTCGAGCTGGGCCACGAGTACCTGGTGCTGACCGACCACTCGCCCCGGCTGAAGGTCGCCCGGGGGCTGACCGCCGACCGGCTGCGCCGCCAACTCGACTACGTCGAGCAGGTCAACGCGGCGCTGCCGGAAGGATTCCGGATCCTCACCGGCATCGAGGTGGACATCCTCGCCGACGGTTCGCTCGACCAGGACGAGGAGCTGCTGGCCCGGCTCGACGTGGTGGTCGGCTCGGTGCACAGCGGCCTGAACGACGAACGGTCGAAGATGACCCGGCGGATGCTGGCCGCCGTCGCCAACCCGCACCTGGACATCCTCGGCCACTGCACCGGCCGGATGGTCTCCTCCCGACCGGCCGGAGTGACCGGGCCGGGCGACCGCGGCCACCGGGCACGGACCCGGAAGGAGAGCGACTTCGACGCCGACGCGGTCTTCGCGGCCTGCGCCGAGCACGGCGTCGCGGTTGAGATCAACTCCCGTCCGGAGCGGCAGGACCCGCCGAAGCGGCTGATCCGCCGGGCCCTGGAGGCCGGGTGCGTGTTCGCCATCAACACCGACGCGCACGCCCCGGGTCAGCTCGACTGGCAGCGGTTCGGCTGCGAGCGGGCGGCCCGGTGCGGGGTGCCCGCCGACCGGGTGGTCAACACCTGGTCGGCGGAGGAACTGGTGGCCTGGGCCGTGGACCGCCCCGCCCGCTGA
- a CDS encoding DMT family transporter has translation MTTDFTPDRAALRSWLPGFVALAAIWGSSFLFIKVGVEELHPLHLTLYRVATGAVTLLVVLAVLRDRLPREPRVWAHLTVVAAFGVAIPFTLFGYGEQRVESMLAGIWNATTPLIVLPLAVLVFRTERLTVRRAVGLALGFFGVLVVLGVWQGVGGAHFVGQLMCFGAAACYGVAIPYQKKFVAGSSHSGVSLSAAQLLLAVAQLAVVAPLAAGAPPVPTDLSVEVVASVLALGALGTGIAFVINMRNIRVIGASTASTVTYLIPVFAVLIGALVLGERLTWHQPVGALVVLLGVAVSQGLVGRRRPAVPVGVGAPAAPVAEAAAPR, from the coding sequence GTGACCACGGACTTCACTCCTGACAGGGCGGCGCTCCGCAGCTGGTTGCCCGGTTTCGTCGCCCTCGCCGCGATCTGGGGGTCCAGCTTCCTGTTCATCAAGGTCGGTGTCGAGGAGCTGCACCCGCTGCACCTCACCCTCTACCGGGTCGCCACCGGCGCGGTGACCCTGCTGGTGGTGCTGGCCGTGCTGCGCGACCGGCTGCCCCGCGAGCCGCGGGTGTGGGCGCACCTGACCGTGGTCGCCGCGTTCGGTGTGGCCATCCCGTTCACCCTGTTCGGCTACGGCGAGCAGCGGGTCGAGTCGATGCTGGCGGGCATCTGGAACGCCACCACGCCGCTGATCGTGCTGCCGCTGGCGGTGCTGGTCTTCCGCACCGAGCGGCTGACCGTACGCCGGGCGGTCGGGCTCGCGCTCGGCTTCTTCGGGGTGCTCGTGGTGCTCGGCGTGTGGCAGGGCGTCGGCGGGGCGCACTTCGTCGGGCAGCTGATGTGCTTCGGCGCGGCGGCCTGCTACGGCGTGGCCATCCCGTACCAGAAGAAGTTCGTGGCCGGCAGCTCGCACTCCGGCGTGTCGCTCTCGGCGGCCCAGCTGCTGCTCGCGGTGGCCCAGCTCGCGGTGGTCGCGCCGCTGGCGGCCGGCGCGCCGCCGGTGCCGACCGACCTCTCGGTCGAGGTGGTGGCGAGCGTGCTGGCGCTCGGTGCGCTCGGCACCGGCATCGCCTTCGTGATCAACATGCGGAACATCCGGGTCATCGGGGCGAGCACCGCCTCGACGGTCACCTACCTGATTCCGGTCTTCGCGGTGCTGATCGGCGCCCTGGTGCTGGGCGAGCGACTCACCTGGCACCAGCCGGTGGGTGCGCTGGTGGTGCTCCTCGGCGTCGCCGTGTCGCAGGGCCTGGTCGGCCGGCGGCGCCCGGCGGTGCCGGTCGGGGTCGGCGCCCCGGCAGCGCCGGTCGCCGAGGCGGCCGCCCCCCGCTGA
- a CDS encoding DUF885 domain-containing protein — MGRIDDLANRYVADWAPLSPTGATYVGIAGYDDKLDDLSPEGYAARAELTRRTLAELDVTEPDTEAERTAKEAMQERLGLDLARYEAGESTSEVNVIASGLHDVRMVFDLMPTEGEDAKANIAARLNGFAAALEGYKTTLREAAAVGRISSQVQLVEVAKQCDTWVDPNGDNFFHGLVERLGADGSVAAELRRGAAAATAATAEFGQFLRTELAPHGREKQAAGRERYELASQYFLGAKVDLDETYAWGFAELARLEAEMRDVAARIVGPGASIDDAVRALDADPARTIQGKEAFRDWMQALADKAISELHGTHFDIPEQVRRIECCLAPTSDGAIYYTGPSEDFSRPGRMWWAVPQGITDFSTWREVTTVYHEGVPGHHLQVAQTAVRADLLNRWQRLLCWVSGHGEGWALYSERLMDDLGYLEDPGDKLGMLDGQAMRAARVIVDIGMHLELEIPRDNPFGFHPGERWTPELGWEFMRAHCRVPDENLRFELNRYLGWPGQAPSYKVGERIWLQAREDAKARKGADFDLKEFHRQALDLGSLGLDPLRKALARL; from the coding sequence GTGGGACGAATCGATGACCTCGCCAACCGGTACGTGGCGGACTGGGCGCCGCTGAGCCCGACCGGTGCCACCTACGTCGGCATCGCCGGCTACGACGACAAGCTCGACGACCTGTCGCCCGAGGGTTACGCCGCCCGGGCCGAACTGACCCGCCGGACCCTGGCCGAGCTGGACGTCACCGAGCCGGACACCGAGGCGGAGCGGACCGCCAAGGAGGCCATGCAGGAGCGGCTCGGCCTCGACCTCGCCCGGTACGAGGCGGGCGAGTCGACCAGTGAGGTCAACGTCATCGCCAGCGGGCTGCACGACGTGCGGATGGTCTTCGACCTGATGCCGACCGAGGGCGAGGACGCCAAGGCCAACATCGCGGCGCGGCTGAACGGCTTCGCCGCCGCGCTGGAGGGCTACAAGACCACACTGCGCGAGGCGGCCGCGGTCGGTCGGATCAGCTCCCAGGTGCAGCTGGTCGAGGTGGCCAAGCAGTGCGACACCTGGGTCGACCCGAACGGCGACAACTTCTTCCACGGCCTGGTCGAGCGGCTGGGCGCCGACGGCAGCGTGGCGGCCGAGCTGCGCCGGGGCGCGGCGGCGGCCACCGCGGCGACCGCCGAGTTCGGCCAGTTCCTGCGCACCGAACTGGCCCCGCACGGGCGGGAGAAGCAGGCCGCCGGGCGGGAGCGCTACGAGCTGGCCTCGCAGTACTTCCTCGGCGCCAAGGTCGACCTGGACGAGACGTACGCCTGGGGCTTCGCCGAGCTGGCCCGACTGGAGGCCGAGATGCGCGACGTCGCGGCCCGCATCGTCGGCCCGGGCGCGAGCATCGACGACGCCGTACGGGCGCTGGACGCCGACCCGGCCCGCACCATCCAGGGCAAGGAGGCGTTCCGGGACTGGATGCAGGCGCTCGCCGACAAGGCGATCAGCGAGCTGCACGGCACCCACTTCGACATCCCGGAGCAGGTCCGCCGGATCGAGTGCTGCCTCGCCCCGACCAGCGACGGCGCCATCTACTACACCGGGCCGAGCGAGGACTTCTCCCGGCCCGGCCGGATGTGGTGGGCGGTGCCGCAGGGCATCACCGACTTCTCCACCTGGCGTGAGGTGACCACCGTCTACCACGAGGGCGTGCCGGGCCACCACCTCCAGGTCGCCCAGACCGCCGTCCGGGCCGACCTGCTCAACCGCTGGCAGCGGCTGCTCTGCTGGGTCTCCGGGCACGGCGAGGGCTGGGCGCTCTACTCGGAGCGGCTGATGGACGACCTGGGCTACCTGGAGGACCCGGGCGACAAGCTCGGCATGCTCGACGGGCAGGCGATGCGGGCCGCCCGGGTGATCGTCGACATCGGCATGCACCTGGAGCTGGAGATCCCCCGGGACAACCCGTTCGGCTTCCACCCGGGCGAGCGCTGGACGCCCGAGCTGGGCTGGGAGTTCATGCGGGCGCACTGCCGGGTGCCGGACGAGAACCTGCGCTTCGAGCTGAACCGGTACCTGGGTTGGCCGGGGCAGGCCCCCTCGTACAAGGTGGGCGAGCGGATCTGGTTGCAGGCCCGGGAGGACGCGAAGGCCCGCAAGGGCGCCGACTTCGACCTCAAGGAGTTCCACCGGCAGGCGCTCGACCTCGGCTCGCTCGGGCTCGACCCGCTGCGCAAGGCACTCGCCCGGCTGTGA
- a CDS encoding DUF6114 domain-containing protein has protein sequence MTTADPQHARPGRISAAWRRFRRWRRTRPFWGGLLTALAGLEIFGTTQMSLGGLSFQMGPTGFLSWLIPTILVACGVLMWFTPQQRIFYAVVAAVTAVFSLIGVNLGGFFVGLLLGMIGAGLGFAWVPGTGPAGDPPPVPATEEPAADQPAALAAEPPVATESGASGSTRVDELVPGDAGPRPAAYDETARTVRLADDPPTLPGQRDPRLYAVLPVLLGFSAAAALAVPAPGPAQAAPLAGAAPVQAPACPTRPAPSGSPGGAKPTPSATGASPSPSPEKSSGGNIITDILDGLGDLFGGGDDDEDEPAPSPTPTVTPTARPSASPRPSAPGPRCASPKPGAPGKVEPGKPLPRIAAEPGQPVVAATPSKLTGSKVTMTGLRFDGIVDLPTDDGSLRALKFSMQQAVTDDFLLRSPGPAGRTMRFATNQLTVRGDVAFYATRFAGKILGIKVTLTPDLPLPDGLPITSPIPLTFTEPVMDLAFVTCDTLTARPTLKLTLD, from the coding sequence GTGACAACCGCCGACCCGCAGCACGCCCGGCCCGGCCGGATCAGCGCGGCGTGGCGCCGGTTCCGCCGTTGGCGGCGGACCCGACCGTTCTGGGGTGGCCTGCTGACCGCGCTGGCCGGCCTGGAGATCTTCGGCACCACCCAGATGTCGCTGGGCGGTCTCTCCTTCCAGATGGGACCGACCGGATTCCTCTCCTGGTTGATCCCCACCATCCTGGTCGCCTGCGGCGTGCTGATGTGGTTCACCCCGCAGCAGCGGATCTTCTACGCCGTGGTCGCCGCGGTGACCGCGGTCTTCTCGCTGATCGGGGTCAACCTCGGCGGCTTCTTCGTCGGCCTGCTGCTCGGCATGATCGGCGCCGGCCTCGGCTTCGCCTGGGTCCCGGGCACCGGCCCGGCCGGCGACCCGCCGCCCGTACCCGCGACGGAGGAGCCGGCCGCGGACCAGCCGGCCGCGCTCGCCGCCGAGCCGCCCGTCGCGACGGAGAGCGGTGCGTCCGGCTCGACCCGGGTCGACGAACTGGTGCCGGGTGACGCCGGCCCGCGGCCGGCGGCGTACGACGAGACCGCCCGGACGGTCCGGCTGGCCGACGACCCGCCGACGCTGCCGGGTCAGCGGGACCCCCGCCTCTACGCCGTGCTGCCGGTGCTGCTCGGGTTCTCCGCAGCGGCGGCGCTCGCCGTGCCCGCCCCCGGGCCGGCCCAGGCCGCCCCGCTCGCGGGCGCGGCGCCGGTGCAGGCGCCCGCCTGCCCGACCCGGCCGGCGCCGAGCGGATCGCCGGGCGGGGCGAAGCCGACGCCGAGCGCAACCGGCGCGTCGCCGTCGCCCAGCCCGGAGAAGAGCTCCGGCGGCAACATCATCACCGACATCCTGGACGGGCTCGGCGACCTGTTCGGCGGCGGGGACGACGACGAGGACGAGCCCGCGCCGAGCCCGACGCCGACCGTGACGCCCACCGCCCGGCCGAGCGCCAGCCCTCGGCCCAGCGCGCCCGGCCCGCGCTGCGCGTCGCCGAAGCCCGGCGCCCCCGGCAAGGTCGAGCCGGGCAAGCCGCTGCCGAGGATCGCCGCAGAACCGGGCCAGCCGGTGGTGGCGGCCACGCCGTCGAAGCTGACCGGCTCCAAGGTGACCATGACCGGCCTGCGGTTCGACGGCATCGTCGACCTGCCCACCGACGACGGCAGCCTGCGGGCGCTGAAGTTCAGCATGCAGCAGGCCGTGACCGACGACTTCCTGCTCCGCTCACCCGGCCCGGCCGGCCGGACCATGCGATTCGCCACCAACCAGCTGACCGTCCGCGGCGACGTCGCCTTCTACGCCACCCGCTTCGCCGGGAAGATCCTGGGCATCAAGGTGACCCTCACCCCGGACCTGCCGCTGCCCGACGGCCTCCCGATCACCTCGCCGATCCCGCTCACGTTCACCGAACCGGTGATGGACCTGGCCTTCGTCACCTGCGACACGTTGACCGCGCGGCCGACGTTGAAGCTCACCCTGGACTGA
- a CDS encoding DUF6230 family protein has product MQDRIENRGRTRWRRFAALMVPATAVAGAIVFGMANGAIAASFAVSGQTFKVSASELRGEGFVQYGGIAEESDGTKHPVAVSGIRNAKLYDLCQSVKVPGAPVVLTINAGGGGKPAVASGLLIDMDSLQGDAEFKNINIGQDAATLTGGPEGAKGDKKAFGQQSDTVVIKDLKQVARSTHAGTFTLTGLDLRVNVGADAKECF; this is encoded by the coding sequence GTGCAGGATCGGATCGAGAACCGGGGTCGTACCCGGTGGCGGCGCTTCGCCGCCCTGATGGTGCCCGCGACGGCCGTCGCCGGCGCGATCGTCTTCGGCATGGCCAACGGCGCGATCGCCGCCTCGTTCGCCGTCTCCGGCCAGACCTTCAAGGTCTCCGCCTCGGAACTGCGCGGCGAGGGCTTCGTCCAGTACGGCGGCATCGCCGAGGAGTCGGACGGCACGAAGCACCCGGTGGCCGTCTCCGGCATCCGCAACGCCAAGCTCTACGACCTCTGCCAGTCGGTGAAGGTGCCGGGCGCGCCGGTGGTGCTCACCATCAACGCCGGTGGCGGCGGCAAGCCCGCGGTGGCCAGCGGGCTGCTCATCGACATGGACTCGCTGCAGGGCGACGCCGAGTTCAAGAACATCAACATCGGGCAGGACGCCGCCACCCTCACCGGAGGGCCGGAGGGCGCCAAGGGCGACAAGAAGGCCTTCGGGCAGCAGTCCGACACCGTCGTCATCAAGGACCTCAAGCAGGTGGCCCGCTCCACCCACGCCGGCACCTTCACCCTGACCGGTCTCGACCTGCGGGTGAACGTGGGCGCGGACGCCAAGGAATGTTTCTGA
- a CDS encoding DUF3068 domain-containing protein — protein sequence MKHRAIGAVLFGGGVLLLALAAGLVFVVKPAMTKLPYDLEASTSVAEAKGATFLQITNGDIKINQDDLRSTVLVTPNRVQTASLTGDLEEDTVVWTVGQTVDRDQTKELVSAYGAELALDRVSGAAVDWEGQFLDDTGTRERVTFAGQVYKFPFGTEKRNYDVFDRDLRKALPAEFKGTEDVKGLEAYKFEQVITDQELNLGAERVGLLLGALAPGATQGKITYSNTRTVWVDPVTGSYVNVREVQRKTLVPDVGTPVTLLDAEFNYNEDTVTASVDRAEKNRSQLTLLGLYAPIGLTVLGLLLMVGGVLVASRGGAAPAADARHRVDAAPTRVDQPAVRDDREGGPLTDEIPPASTNWKTDPTVPTQRPAQGEVEQR from the coding sequence ATGAAGCACCGCGCCATAGGTGCCGTGCTGTTCGGTGGCGGCGTACTCCTCCTGGCGCTCGCCGCCGGATTGGTGTTCGTCGTCAAACCTGCGATGACCAAGCTGCCCTACGATCTGGAAGCCTCGACGTCGGTCGCCGAGGCCAAGGGTGCGACCTTCCTCCAGATCACCAACGGCGATATCAAGATCAACCAGGACGATCTCCGGTCCACGGTCCTGGTCACGCCGAACCGGGTGCAGACCGCGAGCCTCACCGGCGACCTCGAGGAAGACACGGTCGTCTGGACGGTCGGTCAGACCGTCGACCGGGACCAGACCAAGGAGCTGGTCAGCGCGTACGGCGCCGAGCTGGCGCTGGACCGGGTCTCCGGAGCGGCGGTCGACTGGGAGGGTCAGTTCCTCGACGACACCGGCACCCGGGAGCGGGTGACCTTCGCCGGCCAGGTCTACAAGTTCCCGTTCGGCACCGAGAAGCGGAACTACGACGTCTTCGACCGCGACCTGCGGAAGGCCCTGCCGGCCGAGTTCAAGGGGACCGAGGACGTCAAGGGGCTCGAGGCGTACAAGTTCGAGCAGGTGATCACCGACCAGGAGCTGAACCTCGGCGCCGAGCGGGTGGGGCTGCTGCTGGGGGCGCTCGCCCCGGGCGCGACCCAGGGCAAGATCACCTACAGCAACACCCGGACGGTCTGGGTCGACCCGGTCACCGGCTCGTACGTGAACGTGCGCGAGGTGCAGCGCAAGACCCTGGTGCCGGACGTCGGCACCCCGGTGACCCTGCTGGACGCCGAGTTCAACTACAACGAGGACACCGTCACGGCGTCGGTCGACCGGGCCGAGAAGAACCGCAGCCAGCTCACCCTCCTCGGGCTGTACGCCCCCATCGGGCTGACCGTGCTCGGCCTGCTGCTGATGGTCGGTGGCGTGCTGGTGGCCAGCCGGGGCGGGGCCGCGCCGGCGGCCGATGCGCGGCACCGGGTGGACGCCGCGCCGACCCGGGTGGACCAGCCGGCGGTGCGGGACGACCGGGAGGGCGGGCCGCTCACCGACGAGATCCCGCCGGCCTCGACCAACTGGAAGACCGACCCCACCGTGCCGACCCAGCGTCCGGCGCAGGGCGAGGTCGAGCAGCGCTGA
- a CDS encoding class I SAM-dependent methyltransferase, which translates to MSAAHEGAAGRAARRRYATLGRSVALFRAFLVEQTDPDRFYGLLAEDSVRQVAGYTALAGRTVLDVGGGPGYFAAAFRAAGAHYVGLDPDVGDFSAAGESVAGMLRGSGTALPVRTAGVDVAFSSNVLEHVPTPERMLDEMVRVTRPGGLLFVSFTPWLSPWGGHETAPWHYLGGDRARRRYQRRTGRPPKNRYRETLFPTSIGATLRWARGCAGVEVLDALPRYHPWWGRWVIRLPGIREVVAWNFLLVLRRTGTEPAGAAEKTELTGGRVAM; encoded by the coding sequence ATGAGCGCAGCACACGAGGGCGCGGCCGGCCGGGCGGCCCGGCGCCGGTACGCCACGCTGGGGCGCTCGGTGGCCCTGTTCCGGGCGTTCCTGGTCGAGCAGACCGACCCGGACCGGTTCTACGGGCTGCTGGCCGAGGACTCGGTCCGCCAGGTCGCCGGCTACACCGCGCTAGCCGGTCGTACCGTGCTCGACGTCGGTGGCGGCCCGGGCTACTTCGCGGCCGCCTTCCGCGCGGCCGGGGCCCACTACGTCGGGCTGGACCCGGACGTCGGTGACTTCTCGGCCGCCGGTGAGTCGGTCGCCGGCATGCTACGGGGCAGCGGCACCGCGCTGCCCGTCCGCACCGCCGGTGTGGACGTGGCCTTCTCGTCGAACGTGCTGGAACACGTGCCGACGCCCGAGCGGATGCTGGACGAGATGGTCCGGGTCACCCGCCCCGGTGGTCTGCTCTTCGTGTCGTTCACGCCCTGGCTCTCGCCGTGGGGCGGGCACGAGACGGCGCCCTGGCACTACCTCGGCGGCGACCGGGCCCGGCGCCGCTACCAGCGCCGGACGGGCCGGCCGCCGAAGAACCGGTACCGCGAGACGCTCTTCCCCACGTCGATCGGCGCCACCCTGCGCTGGGCCCGCGGCTGCGCCGGGGTCGAGGTGCTGGACGCCCTGCCCCGCTACCACCCGTGGTGGGGCCGCTGGGTCATCCGGCTGCCCGGCATCCGGGAGGTGGTGGCGTGGAACTTCCTGCTCGTTCTGCGGCGGACCGGTACGGAACCGGCCGGCGCGGCGGAAAAAACAGAACTGACCGGGGGTCGCGTTGCTATGTGA